One part of the Thermodesulforhabdaceae bacterium genome encodes these proteins:
- the tig gene encoding trigger factor, whose amino-acid sequence MRVQVSDWTETQKKVTVEIPASKVQPEIEKRYRSVARKAHIKGFRPGKAPVSLIKSLYGKAIEGEVAQDLINETFQEAVESQQIKPLSQADLEDFHYTEDGSLVYTTVVEVAPSFDVTGYKGMELEAPKEVRSIDEALQDQLETIRHEQAEFVSLKNESLREGLIAICDILRLDVPKEQSQIEDFRDIEIEIGNGKFNLNVERQIIGMKPGETWILEFSFDDNAPLEAWRNQTVKLEIRLKEVLEKKLPDLDDNLAKAVGYSSFEELKQAIRDRIEKTREDNRRYFMEAQVQKKLLELHNFPLPEKAIQRKIEEQLSNLRFQFERQGIRLPDGVFRTSESKERMRPEAEMALKLDLILDKIAQKEGISLSEEEEQEIVDSMVKMLGDAGENVREQIQNHPYFEKLKEARLYDKTMKWIIDNAVIVENSQGSATEEKAEDNIQKEEGAN is encoded by the coding sequence ATGAGGGTACAGGTCAGCGATTGGACGGAGACTCAAAAAAAGGTAACGGTTGAAATTCCCGCTAGTAAGGTGCAACCAGAGATTGAAAAACGATACCGATCTGTGGCACGGAAAGCTCATATTAAGGGTTTCCGACCTGGTAAGGCACCGGTTAGCTTGATCAAAAGCCTTTACGGAAAGGCGATCGAAGGGGAAGTTGCACAGGATCTTATCAATGAAACTTTTCAAGAAGCCGTAGAATCACAGCAGATCAAGCCACTTTCACAGGCTGATTTGGAGGACTTTCATTACACTGAAGACGGTAGCCTTGTATATACGACGGTGGTGGAGGTGGCACCATCCTTTGATGTCACCGGTTACAAGGGAATGGAACTTGAAGCCCCCAAAGAAGTTAGATCAATAGATGAAGCCTTACAGGATCAATTAGAAACTATCAGACACGAACAAGCCGAGTTTGTATCTCTGAAAAATGAAAGCCTTAGAGAAGGTTTGATTGCAATCTGTGATATATTAAGGTTAGATGTACCAAAAGAACAGTCTCAAATAGAGGATTTTCGAGATATAGAAATAGAGATAGGTAACGGAAAGTTCAATCTGAACGTTGAGCGACAAATAATCGGTATGAAGCCGGGAGAAACCTGGATTTTGGAATTCTCTTTCGACGATAATGCTCCCCTTGAAGCATGGCGCAACCAAACAGTAAAGTTGGAAATTCGTCTTAAAGAAGTGCTTGAGAAAAAATTGCCGGACCTGGACGATAATCTCGCAAAGGCTGTGGGTTATTCCTCCTTTGAAGAACTGAAACAGGCTATCCGGGATCGCATAGAAAAAACGCGTGAAGATAACCGTAGATATTTTATGGAAGCTCAGGTGCAGAAAAAGCTTCTGGAACTCCATAATTTTCCACTTCCTGAGAAGGCAATTCAAAGGAAAATTGAAGAACAGTTGTCCAATCTGAGGTTTCAATTTGAGCGTCAGGGCATTCGACTACCCGATGGAGTCTTTCGAACTTCTGAATCCAAGGAAAGGATGAGGCCGGAAGCTGAAATGGCTCTAAAGCTAGATCTTATCCTGGACAAAATTGCCCAAAAGGAAGGAATTAGCCTATCGGAGGAAGAAGAGCAGGAAATTGTTGATTCGATGGTCAAAATGCTCGGAGATGCCGGAGAAAACGTGCGAGAACAAATCCAAAACCATCCTTATTTCGAAAAACTTAAAGAAGCAAGACTCTATGATAAAACCATGAAATGGATTATAGATAATGCTGTAATAGTTGAAAATTCGCAGGGTTCCGCCACAGAAGAAAAAGCTGAAGACAATATTCAAAAGGAGGAAGGAGCAAATTGA
- a CDS encoding shikimate kinase, protein MLYRIIRSGKFEFFYSLALVGYRATGKTTVGKILAHRLGWNFLDMDELLVKRFGMTISDWVSLYGWNSFRDEEMRLLKDLAVEKQVVLATGGGVVERAENRELLKKNFFVVWLKCSSEEILNRLKKDEKSFKYRPSLTELGLFNEIVHVLLVREPLYREVAHVSVDVNGKNPEMVSEEIIKAFSF, encoded by the coding sequence ATGTTATACCGAATTATTCGATCTGGCAAGTTCGAGTTTTTCTATTCACTTGCTTTGGTAGGTTACAGAGCAACAGGAAAAACCACAGTTGGGAAGATATTGGCCCATCGGCTGGGATGGAACTTTTTAGATATGGACGAACTGCTTGTAAAACGTTTTGGTATGACAATCAGTGATTGGGTAAGTCTTTACGGGTGGAATTCCTTTAGAGATGAAGAGATGAGACTCTTAAAAGATCTTGCTGTAGAAAAACAGGTAGTTTTAGCCACTGGTGGGGGAGTGGTAGAAAGAGCGGAAAATAGAGAACTTCTTAAAAAGAACTTCTTTGTTGTTTGGCTTAAATGCTCTTCGGAAGAGATATTGAACAGGCTTAAAAAGGACGAAAAGTCGTTTAAATATAGACCATCCCTTACCGAGCTTGGGCTTTTTAACGAGATAGTTCACGTTCTCTTGGTTCGTGAGCCTCTTTACCGAGAAGTCGCTCACGTTTCAGTGGATGTTAATGGAAAGAATCCTGAGATGGTTAGCGAAGAGATTATTAAGGCATTTTCATTTTGA
- a CDS encoding TRC40/GET3/ArsA family transport-energizing ATPase: MRVLMFVGKGGVGKTSMAAATALRAARLGYRTLILSLDIAHNLSDIFDLDRSLFDMADGKPVKVTDNLYIQELDMHRELQRNWKEVHDYLSLLLNTAGFHDVLAEELAILPGMEEVSALLWMNAYVKNKSFDAVILDCAPTGESLRFISIPTALEWYIKKIFKLERSIARIVRPIVKHVSDVPMPEESYFNGVERLFSKLHGSAEILTDPQITSVRLVTNPEKIVLKETLRAFMYFALYKVNVDAIILNRLIPPSVTDSYFTHWKEIHARYAAKAKEYFDPIPILTVDLFDGEIVGIRSLESLGEVLYGDRNPLSVFYYGIPFEFSKDGDYTVVRINIPFANKNDVEVYRVGDELVVRLGACRRNIPLPRSSLGAGGEIRARFNNGRLEVLIGGQKNGATGREEGFM; encoded by the coding sequence GTGAGAGTGCTCATGTTTGTTGGGAAGGGAGGAGTAGGGAAAACCAGCATGGCGGCTGCGACTGCTCTTAGAGCAGCAAGGCTTGGTTATCGAACTCTTATCCTCTCGCTTGATATTGCTCATAACCTCTCCGATATTTTCGACCTAGACCGATCTCTTTTCGACATGGCTGACGGAAAACCTGTTAAGGTTACAGATAATCTCTATATCCAAGAACTTGACATGCACCGTGAGCTGCAAAGGAACTGGAAAGAAGTGCACGACTATCTTTCTCTTCTTCTGAACACAGCAGGGTTTCATGATGTTCTTGCAGAAGAACTTGCCATTCTTCCTGGTATGGAAGAAGTGAGTGCCCTTCTCTGGATGAATGCTTATGTTAAAAATAAAAGTTTCGATGCAGTAATCTTGGATTGTGCACCTACAGGTGAATCACTTCGGTTTATAAGTATTCCTACCGCATTAGAGTGGTATATTAAAAAAATCTTTAAACTTGAAAGAAGTATTGCACGAATTGTAAGACCTATTGTGAAGCATGTTTCGGATGTGCCGATGCCGGAAGAATCGTATTTCAATGGCGTTGAGCGGTTGTTTAGCAAACTTCATGGATCGGCGGAAATTCTTACTGATCCGCAAATAACCAGCGTTCGACTTGTCACTAATCCCGAAAAGATCGTTCTCAAGGAAACTCTCAGAGCTTTCATGTATTTTGCTTTGTATAAAGTTAACGTGGATGCGATTATTTTGAACAGGCTCATTCCTCCCTCGGTTACTGATAGTTATTTTACCCACTGGAAGGAGATTCACGCCCGCTATGCTGCCAAGGCAAAAGAATATTTTGATCCGATTCCTATACTTACTGTCGACCTTTTTGATGGTGAGATAGTGGGTATAAGAAGTCTTGAAAGCCTGGGAGAAGTGCTTTACGGTGATCGCAACCCTTTAAGTGTTTTTTACTACGGAATTCCTTTTGAGTTTTCCAAGGATGGCGATTATACAGTGGTTAGAATTAACATACCCTTTGCTAATAAAAACGATGTTGAGGTTTACAGAGTTGGAGATGAACTGGTTGTCAGACTGGGCGCATGCAGAAGAAATATTCCTTTACCCAGGTCTTCACTTGGAGCAGGTGGAGAGATCAGGGCAAGGTTTAACAACGGGCGACTTGAAGTTTTAATAGGAGGTCAAAAAAATGGAGCAACGGGAAGAGAGGAAGGTTTCATGTAA
- a CDS encoding AmpG family muropeptide MFS transporter, with protein sequence MNKWSVYLRYNVIIMTALGFSSGLPLPLTSSTLQAWLFSEGVDLKTIGFFSLVGLPYSIKIFWAPLVDYYVIPFLGRRRGWIFSTQGGLTALVFALGILAWLSEQKGTLFHIEPRLLTSVGIVTLAIAFLSATQDIAIDAYRADILSPEERGAGAATTVLGYRLAMMTSGAFALVLSDHVPWSIVFVVLGLIMILCMVATAFSKEPGAPSRLPKSLGEAVIFPLRSYFTRRNALLILFFIIFFKLGDVLAGAMSTPFLLDLGFSRSDVGLVNKAFGLGSTIVGSLVGGAVVARIGLNKSLWIFAFFQSISNLVFVCLAMAGKVYYLLVIAVGVENFTGGMGTAGFVAFLMSLCDKEHSATQYAFFSSLMAVTRVVASVPTGLIAAKVGWTMYYVLTIVGSVPGLILLSICVPWNSVKLESKTQEYRIS encoded by the coding sequence GGTTTTCTTCCGGCCTTCCCCTACCTCTTACCAGCTCTACCCTTCAAGCTTGGCTCTTTTCTGAAGGTGTTGATTTAAAGACGATCGGCTTTTTTTCTCTAGTTGGGCTTCCTTACAGTATTAAGATATTCTGGGCTCCTCTTGTTGATTACTACGTAATTCCTTTTCTGGGAAGAAGGCGAGGCTGGATTTTTTCGACTCAGGGGGGATTAACCGCACTTGTGTTTGCTCTAGGAATTCTGGCGTGGTTGAGCGAACAAAAGGGAACTCTATTTCACATTGAACCTAGACTTCTTACATCAGTGGGCATTGTAACTCTTGCTATTGCTTTTCTGAGCGCCACGCAAGACATCGCAATAGATGCATATAGAGCAGACATACTTTCTCCAGAGGAACGCGGAGCCGGCGCAGCAACAACAGTTTTAGGATACCGACTTGCCATGATGACGTCTGGAGCCTTCGCACTTGTTCTTTCTGATCATGTTCCATGGAGTATAGTATTTGTAGTTCTTGGGCTTATAATGATTTTATGCATGGTTGCCACAGCATTTTCAAAGGAGCCTGGAGCGCCTTCTAGATTGCCAAAGAGTCTAGGGGAAGCCGTGATATTCCCGCTTCGGAGCTACTTCACAAGGCGGAATGCATTGCTGATTCTTTTTTTTATTATCTTTTTCAAACTCGGTGATGTATTGGCTGGAGCCATGAGCACACCTTTTCTGCTGGATCTCGGTTTTTCCCGTTCAGATGTAGGGCTTGTCAACAAAGCTTTCGGGCTTGGAAGCACCATTGTGGGAAGTCTTGTAGGAGGGGCTGTGGTAGCAAGGATAGGGCTTAATAAGTCTCTATGGATTTTCGCCTTTTTTCAATCTATATCTAATTTAGTTTTTGTATGTCTTGCAATGGCAGGAAAGGTTTATTATCTGCTGGTTATCGCTGTTGGAGTAGAAAATTTCACCGGTGGGATGGGAACAGCTGGTTTCGTGGCTTTTCTAATGAGCCTTTGCGACAAGGAGCATTCAGCAACACAGTACGCTTTCTTTTCAAGTCTAATGGCAGTTACAAGAGTGGTAGCGAGCGTTCCAACTGGCTTGATAGCTGCTAAAGTTGGCTGGACAATGTACTATGTTCTAACCATCGTGGGATCCGTTCCCGGCTTGATCCTCTTATCAATCTGTGTTCCCTGGAATTCGGTGAAATTAGAATCTAAAACACAAGAATATAGAATATCTTGA